GGCGCTGCGCTTGATGGTCTGGGTCATCTCCCGCTGCTGAGGGTTCAGGGGTTGGTCCAGCAGCAGCTCGGTCATGCCGATGACGCCGTTCATGGGGGTGCGGATCTCGTGGCTCATGTTGGCTAGAAACTCGCTTTTGGCCAGACTGGATGCCTCGGCCTTGGCCCAGGCGGCCTCCAGTCGCTGCTCCAGGACTTTGCGTTCGCTGATCTCGGTATGCGAGCCGACCATGCGGTAGGGACGGCCGGAGGGGTTGCGCAGGCACTGGCCCCGGCCCATGATCCAGCGCCAGCCACCGTCCTTGTGGCGCATGCGGAACTCCGCTTTAAAGTCGCTAACCTTGCCGTTGAGGTAGTGATCCAGGTGGTCCAGCAGGGCTTGCAGGTCATCGGCGTGGACCTGGGCCTTGAAGTTATCGAAGCTGCTGTGGAACTCATCATCCCGGTAGCCCAGCTGGGCCTTCCAGGTGGGGGAGAGGAACAGGCTGTTGTTGCCCAGGTCCCAGTCCCAGACGCCGTCGTTGATGCCGTCGAACACCAGTTGCAGGCGCTCTTGCGAGGTCATTAGTTGCTCTTCGGCCTGCTTGCGCTCGGTGATGTCCAGATGGGTGCCCACCATCCACTCCGGGTCGCCCTCGGCGGTGCGGCTGATCAGGCGGCCACGGTCCTCTACCCAGACCCAGCCGCCGGACTTGTGGCGCATGCGTACCTCGCATTCGTAGAGGTCGGATGCGCCGCTGAGATAGGTCTGTAGCCGCTCGGTGGCCAGGTCCCGATCCTCGGGGTGCAGCAGCTCGCTCCAGGTGCTGACATCCGTTGGCTGGAGTTCCTCCAGGTCATGGCCGACGATCTGCGCCCAGCGCTGATTGAACTCGGTGCGGCCGCTGGGGATATGCCAGCGCCAGGTGCCGGCATCGGTGCCCCAAAGGACATGGGCCAGGTTCTGCCGCTTTTCCTCCAACCGCTGTTCCAGCTCGATGCGTTCACTGATGTCGCGGATGTAGCCATGCCAGAGGATGCTGCCATCGGCCAGTTGCTCCGGGCTGGCCTCGCCCTCCAGCCAGAGAATCCGGCCATCGGGCCGGATGATGCGGTGGATATTGGTCCAGGTCGTCAGGTTGCTGGCCGAGATATCGATGGACCTCTGGAGTTCAGGCCGATCCTCGGGGTGGATCATCTGGAATATGGGGCTGGCATCCTGGCTGACCTGTTCCGCCTTCAGGCCGTAGAGATCACCTATGCCCTGGCTGGCGTAGGGTATGCTCAGGTGACCGTCCGGCCAGATCTGGAACTGATAGATCATGCCCGGTATGTGATCGGCGATCTTTTCCAGCCTGTCGGGTGGGTTTTGATTGGGGGTCATCGGGGGGTTATGGCTGGCTGGGCCTTACCCCCCCCCCCCCCGAAACAGGGGGGCAGACGGCGCTTGTGGGGCGCTCTGACCGCATGTTTGAGTGGCTTGCTGGGGTGGAGCATGGGCGCGGGCCGTGACAAGGTGTATCTGGCCCAACATGGTAAGCGGTTGATCAGCGGCAGGCAAGCTCTGCCCATTAGCCAGAAGTCCTCCCTCAGAACCCCGCGAACAGCTCAAGGCAAGGCGCGGCCCGGCACGCTCTATGGGTTGGTATCCGCCTGTTTGCGGTGATAGTCGGCGTAGTCACCGTCTTCGTTCTTGATGTGGTTGATCAACCAGCGGTTAAGGGTGTTGATCAGGTCATCCACCACGTCCTCGCCGGCCTCGTAGCGGCTGACGAAGTCCTCCACCTTCTGGGAAAACAGCTGGTGCGATTGCTGATGGGCCTCCAGGCTAGGAAAGCCGATCTCACGCATGAAGCGCTCTTCGTAGCCAAAATGGGAGTAGGCGTAGTCCAGCAGTTCGGTGAGCACCTCGCCCACCTGGGCCTCATCGCGCGCCTCGCGGGCCTCATACAACTCATTGATGTAGAGCACGATGCGCTTGTGCTGTTCATCGATCACCGCAATGCCGGTGTCCAGCGCGCTGGACCATTGTAGATGTGCCATGACTGACTCCTGGATTTAAGCCTGAAGAAGGACGCAGAGGTCGCAAAGAAGCGCAGAGAGCGCAGAGTTGCAAAAACTGGCCACCCACGTAACTACTCGCCCACTCTCATCTCTAAGGACAGAGCATCTAATTCCCCCTTCACAAAGGGGGGTAGGGGCCTAATGGCCTGAGTACTTACCCACACGCTTGGCGGGCCCCAT
This is a stretch of genomic DNA from gamma proteobacterium SS-5. It encodes these proteins:
- a CDS encoding bacteriohemerythrin; the protein is MAHLQWSSALDTGIAVIDEQHKRIVLYINELYEAREARDEAQVGEVLTELLDYAYSHFGYEERFMREIGFPSLEAHQQSHQLFSQKVEDFVSRYEAGEDVVDDLINTLNRWLINHIKNEDGDYADYHRKQADTNP